One segment of Natronosalvus halobius DNA contains the following:
- a CDS encoding branched-chain amino acid ABC transporter permease — protein sequence MTDRFDVGAYWSNLTNAEKRLTMAMSVLVFGLVIALLTGALGASYFLFLFGLGGMYALLSLGLNSQWGFTGLINFSVAAFFGIGAYGAALMTGSNSPIAGGFNPIFGLAIGLVLAAIVAVAIGIPTLRLRADYLAIATLGLAEVLRLVLQNERQWTNGSAGIRGIPSFFDGWPLLGEFPQWMPGLEIAIVPGSPVILGTPFWRQLLNVTLLLGFLGAAFLILRRAQRSPWGRLQRTIRADEDLAKALGKNTYSYKMQAFVLGSLIMALAGVFYAHLNLFVNPGDLDPITTFYVWVAVILGGSGSNRGALLGGFVVVAIREGSRFANDISWLPLDAAPLRLLMIGLLIILVMRFRPQGILPPQRELIWPSAIGREAPSRPDRGVPQSNGGETDE from the coding sequence GTGACCGATCGATTCGATGTCGGGGCGTACTGGTCGAACCTGACGAACGCGGAAAAGCGTCTCACTATGGCGATGAGCGTCCTCGTGTTTGGGCTGGTGATCGCACTTCTCACCGGCGCGCTCGGCGCCTCGTACTTTCTGTTCCTGTTCGGACTGGGCGGGATGTACGCGTTGCTCTCGCTGGGACTCAACAGCCAGTGGGGGTTCACCGGTCTGATCAACTTCAGCGTCGCCGCCTTCTTCGGCATCGGCGCCTACGGCGCGGCGCTGATGACCGGGAGCAACTCGCCGATCGCCGGCGGGTTCAATCCGATTTTCGGGCTCGCTATCGGGCTAGTGCTGGCCGCGATTGTCGCCGTCGCCATCGGCATCCCGACGCTTCGTCTACGGGCCGATTACCTCGCTATCGCCACACTCGGACTGGCGGAAGTGCTCCGGCTGGTCTTGCAGAACGAACGCCAGTGGACCAACGGCAGTGCCGGGATTCGCGGCATTCCCAGTTTCTTCGACGGGTGGCCGCTCCTCGGCGAGTTCCCGCAGTGGATGCCCGGTCTCGAGATCGCCATCGTCCCGGGATCGCCTGTAATCCTCGGGACGCCGTTCTGGCGCCAGTTGCTCAACGTGACGCTGTTGCTGGGATTTCTGGGCGCGGCGTTTTTGATCCTCCGGCGGGCCCAGCGCTCGCCGTGGGGGCGACTGCAGCGCACGATTCGGGCCGACGAGGACCTGGCGAAGGCACTCGGGAAGAACACGTACAGCTACAAGATGCAGGCGTTCGTGCTGGGCAGTCTCATCATGGCGCTTGCGGGCGTCTTCTACGCTCACCTCAACCTCTTCGTCAACCCGGGCGACCTCGACCCGATCACGACGTTCTACGTCTGGGTCGCGGTTATTCTCGGCGGCAGCGGCTCGAATCGCGGGGCCTTACTCGGCGGGTTCGTCGTCGTCGCCATCCGCGAAGGGTCCCGGTTCGCGAACGACATTTCGTGGCTGCCCCTCGACGCGGCTCCGTTGCGGTTGCTGATGATCGGTCTCTTGATCATCCTGGTCATGCGATTCCGGCCACAGGGAATTCTCCCGCCGCAGCGAGAGTTGATCTGGCCGAGCGCAATCGGTCGCGAGGCACCGTCCCGACCCGACCGCGGCGTGCCACAGTCCAACGGCGGTGAAACCGATGAGTGA
- a CDS encoding ABC transporter ATP-binding protein yields the protein MSESTANARTNAHMAKNDVLLRVEDLQKSFGALQVTDHASFAVERGSITGLIGPNGAGKSTLFNLISGFYEPEGGTVTVDGTDVTGLEPYEVATHGLIRTFQTPRKVEGMTVREAMLVGPQNQPGESFLELFTAPSRVGEAERENLERVEQILEEFEIDHLATQPATDLSGGQMKLVELARAMLAEPEILLLDEPVAGVNPTLANKLAVQIERLNDQGITFLIIEHDMEFIMNLADPIIVLDQGSVLTEGRPDEIRANDRVIDAYLGGGA from the coding sequence ATGAGTGAATCCACAGCCAACGCTCGAACGAACGCCCACATGGCGAAAAACGACGTTCTCCTTCGCGTCGAGGACCTCCAGAAGTCCTTCGGCGCGCTCCAGGTCACCGACCACGCGAGCTTCGCGGTCGAGCGCGGCTCGATCACCGGCCTCATCGGACCGAACGGCGCCGGCAAGTCGACCCTGTTCAACCTCATCTCGGGCTTTTACGAGCCCGAAGGGGGCACGGTCACCGTCGACGGTACCGACGTCACTGGGTTAGAACCCTACGAGGTCGCCACCCACGGTCTCATCCGGACGTTCCAGACTCCCCGCAAGGTCGAGGGGATGACCGTCCGAGAGGCGATGCTCGTTGGACCTCAGAACCAGCCCGGCGAGTCATTCCTCGAGCTGTTCACCGCCCCCTCGAGGGTCGGCGAGGCCGAACGCGAGAACCTCGAGCGCGTCGAGCAGATCCTCGAAGAGTTCGAGATCGATCACCTCGCGACCCAGCCAGCGACGGACCTCTCGGGCGGACAGATGAAACTGGTTGAACTGGCTCGTGCGATGCTCGCCGAGCCCGAAATATTGCTGCTCGACGAGCCGGTCGCCGGAGTAAACCCGACGCTGGCGAACAAGCTGGCCGTCCAGATCGAGCGGCTCAACGACCAGGGAATCACGTTCTTGATCATCGAACACGACATGGAGTTCATCATGAACCTCGCAGATCCGATCATCGTCCTCGATCAAGGAAGCGTCCTCACGGAAGGCCGACCCGACGAGATCCGCGCGAACGACCGTGTCATCGACGCCTATCTCGGTGGTGGCGCGTGA